The Bacillota bacterium LX-D genome has a window encoding:
- a CDS encoding DUF3006 domain-containing protein, translated as MFIIDRFEGDFAIISSGKENFNLPKMLLPKDSKEGDVLQIIISIDQEQTKLRRKQMEQLMVELLKE; from the coding sequence ATGTTTATTATCGACCGCTTTGAAGGTGATTTTGCAATTATAAGTTCGGGTAAAGAAAATTTCAATTTACCAAAGATGCTGTTGCCGAAGGATAGTAAAGAGGGGGATGTGTTGCAAATAATAATTTCTATAGATCAAGAACAAACGAAGTTGCGTAGAAAACAAATGGAGCAGCTAATGGTTGAACTTCTGAAAGAATAG
- a CDS encoding MBL fold metallo-hydrolase, with translation MFSKRKLLGFTLIILLIFATIGCSATQTNKAEQGQNTNQIAQQSVEQSTEAFWGKTKMLKAHFIDVGQADAILVQLPNGKNILIDGGNVDDSEDVLKYLRLQKVKKLAAIIATHPHEDHIGGLDKVILNLPVDKIYMPKVAHTSRCFEHLLKTIKQKQLKITIPKAGQSLDFDKEIHFQVFAPNGGSYENLNNYSIVLKITYGKTAFLLCGDAEHVSEKEMLAKGYDLKADVLKVAHHGSRGSSSSKFLQAIEPRFAVVSVGKNNDYGHPHLSIIKRLQANRVKIYRTDQDGNIIISSDGTDLTIKTQRKQ, from the coding sequence ATGTTTAGCAAAAGAAAACTATTAGGTTTTACCCTGATAATTTTATTAATATTTGCTACAATTGGTTGTAGCGCTACTCAGACTAACAAGGCAGAACAAGGCCAAAACACAAATCAAATTGCACAGCAATCAGTGGAGCAAAGCACAGAAGCTTTTTGGGGAAAAACTAAAATGCTGAAGGCTCATTTTATAGACGTAGGACAAGCCGATGCAATTTTAGTCCAATTACCCAATGGTAAAAATATTTTAATTGATGGGGGAAATGTTGACGATAGTGAAGATGTGTTAAAATACCTTCGCCTACAAAAAGTCAAAAAGCTTGCAGCAATTATTGCAACTCACCCCCATGAAGATCATATTGGTGGACTTGACAAGGTTATTCTGAATTTACCTGTTGATAAAATATATATGCCTAAGGTTGCTCATACTTCTAGATGTTTTGAACATCTACTGAAAACTATTAAACAAAAGCAACTTAAAATTACCATTCCTAAGGCTGGTCAAAGCTTAGACTTTGATAAAGAAATTCATTTTCAGGTTTTTGCACCAAATGGGGGGAGTTATGAAAATTTAAATAATTACAGTATTGTTCTCAAAATTACATACGGAAAAACAGCTTTTTTACTTTGCGGCGATGCAGAACATGTTTCGGAGAAAGAAATGCTTGCAAAAGGATATGATTTAAAAGCTGATGTTTTAAAAGTAGCTCATCATGGCTCAAGGGGTTCTTCAAGTTCAAAATTCCTTCAAGCCATAGAGCCTCGCTTTGCTGTAGTTTCCGTTGGGAAGAACAACGACTATGGACACCCTCATTTGTCAATAATAAAAAGATTACAAGCAAATAGGGTTAAGATTTATCGAACTGACCAAGATGGTAATATAATAATATCAAGTGATGGAACTGATTTAACAATAAAGACCCAAAGAAAGCAATAG
- a CDS encoding stage V sporulation T C-terminal domain-containing protein, which translates to MKAAGIVRRIDDLGRIVIPKEVRNNLRLREGEPVEIFVDNHGEVILKKYSPIEQLKQFAQEYIDVLHSTTKNTVVITDRDFVIAIAGNNTEYAVGDPITKDIEEITTERRATVVSDTKTKVITPIIAQGDVMGTVMLIKDEGTIDEIEIKLVDTAARFLAKNIEE; encoded by the coding sequence ATGAAAGCAGCCGGGATAGTAAGAAGAATAGATGATCTAGGTCGAATTGTAATCCCAAAAGAAGTTAGAAATAATTTGCGCTTACGTGAAGGTGAGCCGGTAGAAATATTTGTTGATAATCACGGGGAAGTGATTTTAAAAAAATACTCCCCCATTGAACAATTAAAGCAATTTGCTCAAGAATATATTGATGTTTTACATTCAACAACGAAGAACACTGTTGTAATTACAGATAGAGACTTCGTAATAGCTATTGCAGGAAATAATACGGAATATGCAGTTGGAGATCCTATTACAAAGGATATTGAAGAAATTACTACTGAACGTAGAGCCACGGTTGTTTCCGATACGAAGACAAAAGTGATAACGCCAATTATTGCTCAAGGTGACGTAATGGGGACGGTGATGCTAATTAAGGATGAAGGTACAATTGATGAAATAGAAATAAAGTTAGTAGATACAGCTGCTAGGTTCCTAGCTAAAAATATTGAAGAATAA
- a CDS encoding GerMN domain-containing protein, with translation MGFTKALIIMCLVSTLGLGCSQQNDQLGERINKLEKDMAGVKTEVADLKKNLPQLVETANQDQLTLYFIGSTETDFYLQPVKRSVPKNEATPLRALEELFKGPDKDQNIEAIAPQGTKLLSFKITNGIATVNLNRAFMENMNAGSNMEELILASIVNTLTEFTDIKKVQILIEGQVVDSIGGHVETSLPLERNEEVIKK, from the coding sequence ATGGGTTTTACCAAAGCACTAATTATTATGTGTTTAGTAAGCACTTTGGGATTAGGATGCAGTCAACAAAACGATCAGCTTGGAGAGAGAATTAATAAGCTTGAAAAAGATATGGCAGGTGTTAAAACTGAAGTGGCAGATCTTAAAAAAAATCTACCGCAATTAGTTGAAACTGCTAACCAAGACCAATTGACCTTATATTTTATTGGCTCTACAGAGACAGACTTTTATCTTCAGCCTGTAAAACGCAGTGTACCAAAAAACGAGGCTACTCCGTTGCGTGCTTTAGAAGAATTATTTAAAGGACCTGATAAAGATCAAAATATAGAAGCCATTGCTCCTCAGGGGACAAAACTTCTTAGCTTTAAAATAACAAACGGCATTGCCACAGTAAATCTTAACAGAGCTTTTATGGAAAATATGAATGCTGGGTCAAATATGGAAGAATTAATTCTAGCCTCTATTGTAAATACTTTAACTGAATTTACAGACATTAAGAAAGTGCAAATTCTAATTGAGGGTCAAGTAGTAGATAGCATTGGCGGGCATGTAGAAACTAGCTTACCTTTAGAAAGAAATGAGGAGGTAATTAAAAAGTAA
- the thrC gene encoding threonine synthase, with protein sequence MLYISTRGGCSAVSSAEAILRGIAPGGGLFVPAEDVTFTQKDFLDLIDMTYQDRALHILKKFLTDFSTKSIEQCVQQAYATEKFDTTMIAPLTTVTDKLAVLELWHGPTCAFKDMALQLLPHLLVQSAKVMGDKYKYAILVATSGDTGKAALEGFKDVANTKILVFYPNEGVSEIQKYQMITQEGSNVGVVAIEGNFDDAQSGVKRVFTNGEFQEELAALGYKLSSANSINWGRLVPQIVYYISAYLDLVRFGKIKYGEEINFIVPTGNFGNILAGYYAQKMGLPIHKLICASNENNVLTDFIHTGIYNRNRHFYKTISPSMDILISSNLERLLYHLSGRNSSQVKQWMEDLQHNGLYKVDQDTMKRIKQLFWADFSTDPETLARIKDVFTKHKYVIDTHTAVAWDVYAKYYNQTKDQRMSVIVSTASPFKFNASVVKALFGLEALENKSEFDLLEFLAAKGNLPIPNGLKNLKQKEIKHSKVCIKEDMIEVVKDFLA encoded by the coding sequence ATGCTGTATATAAGTACTAGGGGAGGCTGTTCAGCAGTTTCTTCAGCTGAAGCTATTTTAAGGGGAATAGCACCGGGAGGCGGTCTATTTGTCCCTGCCGAAGATGTAACTTTTACGCAAAAAGATTTTTTGGATTTAATAGATATGACTTATCAAGATCGCGCTTTACATATACTAAAAAAATTTTTAACGGATTTTAGCACCAAATCTATTGAACAATGTGTTCAGCAAGCCTATGCCACTGAAAAGTTTGATACAACTATGATTGCACCTTTAACTACTGTTACAGATAAATTAGCTGTTTTAGAATTGTGGCATGGCCCTACCTGTGCTTTTAAAGACATGGCTTTGCAATTATTACCCCACTTATTAGTACAAAGTGCCAAGGTAATGGGAGACAAGTATAAGTATGCTATTTTAGTAGCTACCTCAGGAGATACTGGCAAGGCTGCCTTAGAGGGATTTAAAGATGTTGCAAATACTAAGATTTTAGTTTTTTACCCTAACGAGGGAGTAAGTGAAATTCAGAAATATCAAATGATCACTCAAGAGGGCAGTAATGTGGGAGTTGTTGCTATCGAAGGCAATTTTGACGATGCCCAGAGTGGGGTTAAAAGGGTATTTACAAATGGAGAATTTCAAGAGGAATTAGCTGCCCTAGGCTATAAACTTTCATCGGCTAATTCTATCAACTGGGGAAGACTGGTACCCCAGATTGTATATTATATTTCTGCTTACTTAGATTTAGTTCGTTTTGGTAAAATCAAATATGGCGAGGAAATCAATTTTATCGTACCAACAGGTAATTTTGGCAATATCCTTGCGGGATATTATGCTCAAAAAATGGGTTTACCTATTCACAAACTAATTTGTGCTTCCAATGAAAATAATGTGCTAACTGATTTTATTCATACAGGTATTTATAATCGAAATAGACATTTTTATAAAACAATTTCTCCCTCCATGGATATATTAATTTCTAGTAACTTGGAAAGGCTGTTGTACCATTTGTCTGGTAGAAACAGTAGCCAAGTTAAGCAGTGGATGGAGGATTTACAGCACAATGGATTGTACAAAGTTGATCAGGATACAATGAAAAGAATAAAACAGCTATTCTGGGCTGATTTTAGTACTGATCCGGAAACACTAGCTAGAATTAAAGATGTTTTTACTAAACATAAGTATGTTATTGATACCCATACGGCAGTTGCCTGGGATGTATATGCTAAATACTATAACCAAACTAAAGATCAACGCATGAGCGTCATTGTTTCTACAGCCAGCCCATTTAAATTTAATGCAAGTGTAGTCAAAGCACTATTTGGTCTTGAAGCTTTAGAGAATAAAAGTGAATTTGACTTATTGGAGTTTTTAGCGGCAAAAGGAAACTTGCCTATTCCAAATGGTTTAAAAAATTTAAAGCAAAAAGAAATAAAACATTCTAAAGTTTGTATTAAGGAGGATATGATAGAAGTAGTTAAAGACTTCTTAGCATAA
- a CDS encoding HD domain-containing protein, translated as MLDLGGDRTYNHSKRTAYIATRLGDRVGFSKLFCFYGGLLHDIGASGELNIYSTTDIHTKRHLIYDHTVIGAKILKGLPYLGKLSEFIKYHHEHYDGTGPFGLSDADIPLGAKILYIADQVDLILNGKKITSSLQEKVRNWVKENSGKTISPELRDPFLELAGTVQFWSDLEDRNLDYGLERIQPEPLLISLDEFEIIAQAFSRIVDNKSKFTHEHSMRVYNTAQKIARGLGYSEIMLKKIGIAALLHDIGKLMVPTEILEKPEGLTPEEFSIVKQHTYYTKKILLQIKSLQDIANWAANHHEKINGTGYPEGLTVLSQEDQIIAFADIYTALTENRPYRKGLSNEAAIEIIAKMVNRNELSADFFVKFKNIMLLVS; from the coding sequence ATTTTAGATTTAGGTGGTGATAGAACTTACAATCATTCAAAAAGAACAGCTTATATTGCTACTCGTTTGGGAGATCGGGTTGGTTTTTCTAAATTATTTTGCTTTTATGGTGGTTTATTGCATGATATAGGGGCCAGCGGAGAGTTAAATATTTATAGTACGACAGACATTCATACTAAAAGGCATCTTATCTATGACCACACAGTTATTGGAGCCAAGATACTTAAGGGGTTGCCCTACCTGGGCAAACTATCGGAATTTATAAAATACCACCATGAACATTATGATGGGACAGGGCCCTTTGGATTATCCGACGCAGATATTCCCTTGGGAGCAAAGATTTTATATATAGCTGATCAGGTTGATTTGATCTTAAACGGGAAAAAAATTACTTCTTCTTTGCAGGAAAAGGTGAGAAACTGGGTTAAAGAAAATTCGGGAAAAACTATTAGTCCGGAACTTAGAGATCCTTTTTTAGAACTAGCAGGAACTGTCCAGTTTTGGTCTGATCTGGAGGATCGCAACCTGGATTATGGTTTAGAAAGAATCCAACCGGAACCTCTACTTATATCTTTAGATGAATTCGAAATTATTGCCCAAGCCTTTAGCCGTATTGTTGACAATAAAAGTAAGTTTACTCATGAACATTCCATGCGTGTCTATAACACAGCACAAAAAATAGCTAGAGGTTTAGGCTATAGTGAAATTATGCTTAAGAAAATAGGCATTGCAGCCCTTTTACATGACATTGGGAAACTAATGGTTCCAACAGAAATATTAGAAAAACCGGAAGGCTTGACCCCTGAAGAATTCTCGATTGTTAAACAACATACCTACTACACCAAAAAAATATTGCTGCAAATAAAATCATTACAAGATATCGCTAATTGGGCCGCAAATCACCACGAAAAGATTAATGGCACTGGTTATCCCGAAGGCCTAACTGTTCTCAGTCAGGAAGATCAGATTATTGCTTTTGCCGATATTTACACAGCTTTAACGGAGAATAGACCTTATCGTAAAGGCCTTAGCAATGAAGCCGCCATAGAAATCATAGCAAAGATGGTAAACAGAAATGAGCTTAGTGCTGATTTTTTTGTCAAATTTAAAAACATTATGCTTTTGGTAAGCTAA
- the accD gene encoding acetyl-CoA carboxylase, carboxyltransferase subunit beta, producing the protein MFKKKQYAEVNVSNTVQESPFEKCPGCKEILIQKELQQNYRVCPRCGYHFRLTAWERIDQVTDENSFVEFNGDFVSQNPLNFPDYEDKLKEAMEKSNLNEAVVTGEGRINGRKVILCVMDSHFMMGSMGVIVGEKICLAIEKAIAAQLPLIIFTASGGARMQEGILSLMQMAKTSAMLKKFSQEKLLYITVLTDPTTGGVTASFASLGDIIIAEPNALIGFAGPRVIEQTIRQKLPDGFQKSEFLLEKGFVDLIVPRKKLKTRLAEIVELHC; encoded by the coding sequence ATATTTAAAAAAAAACAGTATGCCGAAGTTAACGTATCAAATACAGTTCAGGAAAGTCCTTTTGAAAAATGTCCTGGCTGTAAAGAAATTTTAATTCAAAAAGAACTTCAACAAAATTATCGGGTTTGTCCTAGGTGTGGGTATCATTTTCGTTTAACTGCTTGGGAAAGGATAGACCAGGTTACTGATGAAAATAGTTTTGTTGAATTTAACGGGGATTTTGTATCTCAGAATCCTCTTAATTTTCCCGATTACGAAGATAAACTTAAAGAGGCTATGGAAAAAAGTAATTTAAATGAGGCTGTAGTGACAGGGGAAGGGAGAATTAATGGGCGGAAAGTAATATTATGTGTTATGGATAGCCATTTTATGATGGGCAGTATGGGTGTTATTGTTGGTGAGAAAATCTGTTTGGCAATTGAAAAAGCTATAGCAGCACAATTACCTTTGATTATTTTTACTGCTTCAGGAGGAGCTCGTATGCAAGAGGGGATCCTTTCTTTAATGCAAATGGCAAAAACTTCTGCTATGCTAAAAAAGTTTAGTCAAGAAAAATTATTATATATAACAGTTTTAACGGATCCTACTACTGGTGGAGTTACGGCTAGCTTCGCTTCCTTGGGAGATATTATTATCGCAGAACCCAATGCTTTAATTGGTTTTGCAGGGCCACGTGTTATTGAACAAACCATTAGACAAAAATTGCCCGATGGTTTTCAAAAATCGGAATTTTTATTGGAAAAAGGTTTTGTAGATTTGATTGTCCCCCGTAAAAAATTAAAAACCAGACTAGCTGAAATTGTTGAATTACATTGCTAG